A section of the Leptotrichia sp. HSP-342 genome encodes:
- a CDS encoding tRNA dihydrouridine synthase — MKIYTAPMAGTTDYSFRKILEKFEPDFLFTEMVNANLLNREDDTTINELLKCDDKQRTGTQIFGGDKEELISGILKLKNLGFRKININMGCPQPKIIKNGAGSALLKNSNLVDQVLLETQNIGDEISIKIRVGYKDFDNPEIFLNLANKHNLDFICVHGRTQKQMYSGTANWEIVEKLSKMPRNINFFGNGDLFEPTEIKRKTSSCNLDGIILSRGIIGNPWLIPQTREFLNIGKINTIQTFDETKSIVLEHLQNIMKHKGEMKAVLEINKFLRPYFQKFWDKNLDRNSEFAVIENFYDENLKTKIDKIILEKEILKKINMIKML, encoded by the coding sequence ATGAAAATATATACTGCCCCAATGGCTGGTACTACAGATTATTCCTTTAGAAAGATACTTGAAAAATTTGAGCCAGATTTTTTATTTACAGAAATGGTAAATGCTAATTTACTAAATCGTGAGGATGATACTACAATAAATGAACTTTTAAAGTGTGATGATAAACAGCGAACTGGAACACAAATTTTTGGCGGAGATAAGGAAGAATTGATTTCAGGAATTTTAAAACTGAAAAATTTGGGATTCAGAAAAATTAATATAAATATGGGATGTCCACAGCCTAAGATTATAAAAAATGGGGCAGGCTCAGCACTTCTTAAAAACTCTAACTTAGTTGATCAGGTTCTTTTGGAAACGCAAAATATTGGTGATGAAATTTCGATAAAAATACGTGTTGGCTATAAAGATTTTGACAATCCTGAAATTTTTTTGAATTTAGCAAATAAGCATAACCTTGATTTTATCTGTGTGCATGGACGAACTCAAAAACAAATGTATTCTGGAACTGCCAACTGGGAAATTGTTGAAAAACTAAGCAAAATGCCAAGAAATATAAATTTTTTTGGAAATGGCGATTTATTTGAGCCTACCGAGATAAAACGAAAAACATCCTCCTGCAATCTTGACGGTATAATACTTTCACGTGGAATAATCGGTAATCCTTGGCTAATTCCACAAACAAGGGAATTTCTGAACATTGGCAAAATAAACACAATTCAAACTTTTGATGAAACAAAATCGATTGTGTTGGAACATTTGCAAAATATTATGAAACATAAAGGCGAAATGAAGGCTGTGCTTGAAATAAACAAATTTTTACGTCCATATTTTCAAAAATTTTGGGATAAAAATCTAGACAGAAACAGTGAATTTGCAGTGATTGAGAACTTTTATGATGAAAATCTAAAAACAAAGATTGATAAAATTATTTTGGAAAAAGAAATTTTGAAAAAAATAAATATGATTAAAATGTTATAA
- a CDS encoding dipeptidase, which translates to MFFDMHADVWTDNFWEYQKGNKDVIRNKYKEKFLKGGLSGGIFVIYLNVNEVENAEEYFFADLRAMTEELYHARDLIKVIKEPSDFKIFENWKTTKEEDKKFGVMLGIEGLPGIGDKLDYIYLLNQLGVRHIGMTWNETNAFATGQSGDKNRGLTSLGIDAVRIINELRILLDVSHANDKTFWDIAKYSKKPFFASHSNARSLCPSMRNLTDDQILCIGERGGMVGMNSYHNFVSQNENEKNLEMLLNHLEYVAEKIGLDKVGFGLDFAEYYTPEGVEADGLLGLHDVTELGNVKKALKKRGYSENDIEMVTYKNFIDFFGRVRDYE; encoded by the coding sequence ATGTTTTTTGATATGCATGCAGATGTGTGGACAGATAATTTTTGGGAATATCAGAAGGGAAATAAAGATGTTATTAGAAATAAATATAAAGAAAAATTCTTAAAAGGAGGTCTTTCTGGAGGAATTTTTGTTATTTATTTGAATGTAAATGAAGTGGAGAATGCTGAAGAATATTTTTTTGCAGATTTGCGAGCAATGACTGAGGAATTGTATCATGCAAGAGATTTGATAAAGGTTATAAAAGAGCCATCTGATTTTAAAATTTTTGAAAATTGGAAAACTACTAAGGAAGAAGATAAAAAGTTTGGAGTTATGCTTGGGATAGAAGGGCTTCCAGGGATTGGAGATAAACTTGACTATATTTATTTATTAAATCAGCTTGGTGTGCGACATATTGGAATGACTTGGAATGAAACAAACGCTTTTGCAACAGGGCAGAGCGGAGATAAAAACAGGGGATTGACTTCACTTGGAATTGATGCTGTGAGAATAATCAATGAATTGAGAATCCTGCTTGATGTTTCACATGCCAATGATAAAACATTCTGGGATATTGCCAAATATTCTAAAAAGCCTTTTTTTGCTTCACATTCTAATGCCAGAAGCCTTTGTCCGTCAATGAGAAATTTGACTGATGATCAAATTTTATGTATTGGTGAGCGTGGGGGAATGGTCGGAATGAACAGTTACCATAATTTTGTCAGTCAAAATGAAAATGAGAAAAATCTAGAAATGCTTTTAAATCATTTAGAGTATGTAGCTGAAAAAATTGGACTGGATAAAGTTGGATTTGGACTTGACTTTGCGGAATATTATACTCCAGAAGGAGTAGAAGCTGACGGACTTCTTGGTCTTCACGATGTTACAGAGTTAGGAAATGTGAAAAAAGCCTTGAAAAAAAGAGGATATTCCGAAAATGATATTGAGATGGTAACTTATAAAAATTTTATTGACTTTTTTGGAAGAGTGAGAGATTATGAATAA
- a CDS encoding YhcH/YjgK/YiaL family protein, producing the protein MIFTNVNDEIQNKSLAKDIQFCIEFAKKNENKILSLVNGSYDIEYNDIKMNVGKYFTKSENEKFWESHKKYLDVQIMINGTEKVSVGDMRNMDIKSFDAEKDLVILEGEKAFDIIITTGDVLVFFPNDVHKPELNVSENDNSGNIRKIVTKVVFKIEINEMNI; encoded by the coding sequence ATGATTTTTACAAATGTGAATGATGAAATTCAAAACAAAAGTTTAGCAAAGGATATTCAATTTTGTATTGAATTTGCGAAAAAAAATGAGAATAAAATTTTATCGCTTGTAAATGGAAGTTATGATATTGAGTATAATGATATCAAAATGAATGTCGGAAAATATTTTACAAAAAGTGAAAATGAGAAATTTTGGGAAAGCCATAAAAAATATCTTGATGTTCAGATTATGATTAATGGAACTGAAAAAGTTTCAGTCGGAGATATGAGAAATATGGATATTAAAAGTTTTGATGCTGAAAAAGATCTAGTAATTCTGGAAGGTGAAAAAGCATTTGATATAATTATAACAACTGGAGATGTTCTTGTATTTTTCCCAAATGACGTTCATAAGCCAGAACTTAATGTTTCTGAAAATGATAATTCTGGGAATATAAGAAAAATTGTTACAAAAGTTGTTTTTAAAATTGAAATTAATGAAATGAATATTTAG
- a CDS encoding S66 peptidase family protein, with the protein MYFPEPLKQGDKVFLVCTSSPIFAGDIEKCKKTVKNLGFEPILGESLFENIGGYMAGTPEIRIKDLHRAFSDDEIKGIFCVKGGFSASQLLDKLDYQLIKKNPKVFVGYSDVTNLSIAFNQKCNLGVFHGPMVKSNMFNDFNEFTKKSFFNALNKKKGEKWKFENPTDEKTGAEKETLLLYKKDFENKKINGELTGGNLSIIVTTLGTDYEIDTKGKIFFIEEIEEEISRIDRMMTHLKYAGKFEDCNAVLLGNFAGCENTYGENYELIDFLKDFFKDYEKPVIYGLESGHEKPDLITMPMGAKCTLKINENINEIYFEK; encoded by the coding sequence ATGTATTTTCCAGAGCCATTGAAACAAGGAGATAAAGTGTTTTTAGTTTGCACTTCTTCACCTATTTTTGCAGGAGATATTGAAAAATGTAAGAAAACTGTGAAAAACTTAGGTTTTGAGCCAATCTTAGGAGAAAGCCTTTTTGAGAATATTGGAGGATATATGGCGGGAACGCCTGAAATTAGAATAAAAGATTTGCACAGAGCTTTTTCTGATGATGAAATTAAAGGAATTTTTTGCGTGAAGGGCGGATTTAGCGCTTCGCAACTTTTGGATAAGCTGGACTACCAATTGATAAAGAAAAATCCTAAAGTTTTTGTGGGTTATAGCGATGTTACAAATTTGAGCATTGCTTTCAATCAGAAGTGTAATTTGGGAGTTTTTCATGGGCCTATGGTAAAATCAAATATGTTTAATGATTTTAATGAGTTTACAAAAAAATCTTTTTTTAATGCCTTGAATAAGAAAAAAGGAGAAAAGTGGAAATTTGAAAATCCAACAGATGAAAAAACTGGAGCAGAAAAAGAAACTTTACTTTTGTATAAAAAAGATTTTGAAAATAAAAAAATAAATGGTGAATTAACTGGTGGAAATCTTTCAATAATTGTTACAACTTTGGGGACTGATTATGAAATTGATACGAAAGGGAAAATATTTTTTATTGAAGAAATTGAAGAGGAAATCAGCAGAATTGACAGAATGATGACACATTTGAAATATGCTGGAAAATTTGAAGACTGTAATGCGGTTTTGTTAGGTAATTTTGCGGGCTGTGAAAATACTTATGGAGAAAATTATGAGTTAATCGATTTTTTAAAAGATTTTTTCAAGGATTATGAAAAACCTGTAATTTATGGACTTGAAAGTGGACATGAAAAGCCTGACTTGATAACAATGCCGATGGGAGCAAAATGTACTTTGAAGATTAATGAAAATATAAATGAAATTTATTTTGAAAAATAG
- a CDS encoding OmpA family protein, with protein sequence MKKVLAIILLSLLTVVSCTTATDGTRKVSKTGIGAGIGAAAGAVIGQVIGKDTKGTLIGTAGGAAVGAAIGNIFDRQEKELRNKLKGTGVDVKRTGEGEIKLTAPENITFDLNSYVIKPQFRNTLDSVATVLKTYPDSTIVVSGHTDTTGNDAINNPLSVNRANSVESYLESQGISSSRITSRGYGSKQPIASNSTEAGRAQNRRVEITIIANQQ encoded by the coding sequence ATGAAAAAAGTATTAGCAATTATTCTGTTATCATTATTAACAGTAGTTTCTTGTACAACTGCTACTGATGGAACGAGAAAAGTTAGTAAAACTGGAATCGGTGCAGGAATTGGAGCGGCTGCTGGAGCTGTAATCGGACAAGTTATTGGAAAAGATACAAAAGGTACATTAATTGGTACAGCTGGAGGAGCTGCAGTTGGAGCAGCTATTGGAAATATATTTGACAGACAGGAAAAAGAATTAAGAAATAAATTAAAAGGAACAGGAGTGGATGTAAAAAGAACTGGAGAAGGTGAAATCAAATTGACAGCACCTGAAAATATTACTTTTGATTTAAATAGCTACGTAATTAAGCCACAATTTAGAAATACACTAGATTCAGTAGCAACTGTATTAAAAACTTACCCTGACTCAACAATTGTAGTTTCAGGACATACAGACACAACAGGAAATGATGCAATTAACAATCCGCTTTCTGTAAATCGTGCAAATTCAGTAGAATCTTACCTTGAGTCACAAGGTATTTCAAGCTCAAGAATAACTTCACGTGGTTATGGAAGCAAACAGCCAATTGCAAGTAATTCAACAGAAGCTGGAAGAGCTCAAAATAGAAGAGTAGAAATTACTATAATCGCGAATCAACAATAA
- a CDS encoding oligoendopeptidase, whose translation MKKNILLKFMLLIGILLSFTLNAGNKENFNNFEKFSFRMSNNPDYISYRIISGNGDKYPVQLNVGNYLAFMPSRYAAVNVYEFLSDTLKKDFKIIKVNKKGKITDQSKIIKYSSNDFFLNYKDNVDFEKAELKSLGMVFAGVKNVGIGEYKITAYGNKGISGGIDSKGLNWLNLAFIPTNSAFYIKMTGDKNLVWSPNRDYNSIQYTFSVENGKVMAVDKKGKHYLTIYQKDNSLFVDMAKYNLEFRVNQSENQLEYWINHKLKYVEKYQII comes from the coding sequence ATGAAAAAAAATATATTATTAAAATTTATGCTGTTAATCGGTATTTTACTAAGTTTCACATTAAATGCGGGAAATAAAGAAAATTTTAACAATTTTGAAAAATTTTCATTTAGAATGTCAAATAATCCCGATTACATAAGCTACAGAATAATATCAGGAAATGGGGATAAATATCCTGTTCAGCTAAATGTGGGAAATTATCTGGCTTTTATGCCTTCACGATATGCTGCAGTTAATGTTTATGAATTTTTATCTGATACGTTGAAAAAAGATTTTAAAATTATAAAGGTAAATAAAAAAGGAAAAATAACGGATCAATCTAAAATTATAAAATATTCGTCAAATGATTTTTTTCTAAACTACAAAGACAATGTAGATTTTGAGAAAGCTGAACTAAAGTCGCTAGGAATGGTATTTGCAGGAGTAAAAAATGTAGGAATAGGAGAATATAAAATAACTGCTTATGGGAACAAGGGAATTTCTGGAGGAATTGACAGTAAAGGGCTAAATTGGTTAAACTTGGCATTTATTCCTACAAATTCAGCATTTTATATAAAAATGACAGGCGATAAAAATTTGGTGTGGAGTCCAAATCGTGATTATAACAGTATTCAATATACATTTTCAGTTGAGAATGGAAAAGTAATGGCTGTGGATAAAAAAGGAAAACATTATTTAACTATTTATCAAAAGGATAACTCTCTATTTGTGGATATGGCGAAATATAATCTTGAATTTCGTGTAAATCAGTCTGAAAATCAGTTGGAATATTGGATAAATCATAAATTAAAATATGTGGAAAAATATCAGATTATATAA
- a CDS encoding lysozyme inhibitor LprI family protein — MKVKNIIVKLTIILPLFLILSCQNKNSELEKKVEKLEKENAEILKKQKEQQNAQENTANIKKEEKTLQPKIKNYEYKVKDRIADYEAARDKVSEEYGWSVEETQANEKLNEKLDDELTKVYNLIRERMSESRKIEFRNEQRQWIKNRKKKVENSNNGEDGNPGMGGRAGANVEILTYQELTKDRLIKFARIYDNME; from the coding sequence GTGAAAGTAAAAAATATAATTGTTAAATTAACTATTATTTTGCCATTATTTTTGATTTTATCTTGTCAAAATAAAAACTCTGAATTGGAGAAAAAAGTAGAAAAATTAGAAAAAGAGAATGCAGAAATATTAAAAAAACAGAAAGAGCAACAAAATGCTCAAGAAAATACTGCAAATATAAAAAAAGAAGAAAAAACTTTACAACCAAAAATAAAAAATTATGAATATAAAGTAAAAGATAGAATTGCAGATTATGAAGCTGCAAGAGACAAAGTAAGTGAAGAATATGGTTGGAGCGTAGAAGAAACACAAGCAAATGAAAAGCTTAATGAAAAGCTGGATGATGAACTTACAAAAGTTTATAATTTGATAAGAGAAAGAATGTCTGAAAGTAGAAAAATTGAATTTAGAAATGAACAGAGACAATGGATAAAAAATAGAAAAAAGAAAGTAGAAAATTCGAATAATGGTGAGGATGGAAATCCTGGAATGGGTGGACGAGCTGGTGCAAATGTTGAAATATTGACTTATCAAGAGCTTACAAAAGACAGATTAATTAAATTTGCTAGAATATACGATAATATGGAGTAA
- a CDS encoding MurR/RpiR family transcriptional regulator produces MNNKRLELNKNYESKIREVYGELRKSEQKVADYVLQNKEKISIMGLEEVAKQSDVSTPTVIRFTKALGYDGFKEFKIELLKSLPQNDEIKNDKILLDLHVNKNDKLEDLPIKIIGLSIKALEDTLKFLNYKDYRKAIELITNSNIIDIYGVGNSGSIGNDFMNKLTRVGINCRTYSDNHLQQLCACHLTENDLAIAISHSGGTKDTIDALHIAKESGAKTLVLTNFKASKITKYADITLFTGDTEKTFYSETMSSRISQLALVDMLYMGILLSDYDKYTKRLNKVNNLSKFRTY; encoded by the coding sequence ATGAATAATAAACGACTAGAATTAAATAAAAATTATGAAAGTAAAATCAGGGAAGTGTATGGAGAGTTAAGAAAATCTGAACAAAAGGTTGCAGATTATGTATTGCAAAATAAGGAGAAAATTTCAATAATGGGACTTGAAGAGGTCGCTAAACAATCTGATGTCAGTACACCAACAGTCATCAGATTTACAAAGGCATTGGGATATGATGGCTTTAAGGAATTTAAAATAGAACTGTTGAAATCATTGCCTCAAAATGATGAAATTAAGAATGATAAAATACTTTTAGATTTGCATGTCAACAAAAATGATAAATTGGAAGATTTACCAATAAAAATAATTGGTTTATCAATCAAGGCACTAGAAGATACATTGAAGTTTTTAAACTATAAAGACTATAGAAAAGCTATTGAATTAATAACAAATTCTAATATAATTGATATATATGGTGTAGGAAATTCTGGAAGTATTGGAAATGACTTTATGAATAAGCTTACACGTGTTGGTATAAATTGTCGTACTTATTCGGATAACCATCTTCAGCAACTTTGTGCCTGTCATTTAACTGAAAATGATTTGGCAATAGCAATATCTCATTCTGGCGGAACAAAAGATACTATTGATGCTTTACATATTGCCAAGGAATCTGGAGCAAAAACTCTTGTACTAACAAATTTTAAGGCTTCCAAAATAACAAAATATGCAGATATTACTTTATTTACAGGAGATACGGAAAAGACATTTTACAGTGAAACAATGTCATCTAGAATATCACAATTAGCATTAGTAGACATGCTTTATATGGGAATACTACTAAGTGATTATGACAAATATACAAAACGTCTGAATAAAGTTAATAATTTATCAAAGTTTAGAACTTATTAA